ACAGATAACTGCCCAAGATCTTGATGGGCCAAAACCATTCCAACGGAATAGCCACGAGCTAACGCTAAAAAATCTCCCAGATCAGGGGTGACATACTGGTGAAATTCATCGAGATATAGAAAATAAGGATGGACGGTGCTCGCTTTAAGGCGGCGATACGTGGCCATGGCTAATCCATGCCATAAAAGCGTGCCTAAGACTTTGGCAGATTCTCCTAAGCGAGCCAGGGATAAAGGACAAATGACACTAATGTCTTCTTTGAGCACATTATCCCAATCAAAATCCCCCGGCCCCGATAAAACCCGGCGGACATCGGGATTAACGAGAAGCAATTCCAAGCGGTTGAGTAATCCTTGACGCTGTTCTTGCGCACTGCGAGCGCCAATTTGTTTTAATTGTTCCCGAAAATAGGCCAGGATACGGAGATCTTCTGTTTGGGCAAGAACATCTTCGCGAAAAGATTCGGCGCGAAGAAAATCTAAAACATGATAAAGACTAGCGGCGTCACCTAAGGCTTCTTTCACCGCCATCACGCTATACATCAATAAGACCCGGGAAGTAACGGCATAAAAGGGATGACCGGCTTCCGTAATTTGATTCAGGGCCCAGGACAATCCTTCGGCTGCAACATCTGCGGGTCCATTTAATGGATTATAATGGGCACAATTGGGTTTGTGCGGATCAAAATAAATCACCGTGGCATGAGAGGACAAAGCTGTTTGATAGGCGGTATAACTGAGATCTCCTTTCGGTTCAATCAACGTAATGCCGCGTCCGGCCTCCAAATCTTGGCGAATTAAGGGCATTAAAATACTTGACGATTTGCCTGAACCCGTCGGTCCGATAATATGCATATGCATAAACCGGTCCGTCGTATGGATTTGAATGGGCCAGTGCGTCAGCGGTCGGTAACCTACCGTGATAGCCTGTTTCGGCGGACTTTTAGCAGCGCTTTTTTTCCATAAGAAAAAACCGGTGGCTATAGCTAATAGTATTGCATTAGGGGTGATGTCCACGGTCCACCAGGTTATCAAAAAGGCCAAAGCGACGGCTTTTTGTGGCGATGCATTGACGGCAAAAAGTCCCACCGAAAGCGCTGCCATCATGAAAATATCCCAGGAATGGATAAAGCGAGCATATCCGAAGAGATGGGAAAGAAGCGTATCGAGGATGGCGATAACACTCCAAAAACTTATAACAATCCAATATATCATCGACAGTACGGATTTTAGTCGAAAATGCATCATATGACCTCCTTGTGTCGACAAAATTCGACAATATAAGGAGAAATCCTCTTTTTAGGTATAGACTGTTTGGCCTCTACCGGCTTCGATTTTCTTCGGTTTAAACCTCTTCGGGAAACAGTGCGGAAGATGTTTCTCGGAATGATCTGGAAAAAGAAAAAATCCCCCGGTTTGACACGGGGGACAAGAAAAGAACTAGCAAGAAGCAAAGAAAAAGCTAGTTGCCTGACCAGTCAATGTGAGAGATATACGGGAATGATGTTAAGGCCTGTTCAAGATCTTGAATGATGGTTTGTAAATGTTCGGCGGTATCGGCTTCTGCCCGCGCGACTAAAGCGGGTTGGGTATTCGATGCTCGCACTAATCCCCATCCGTATGGGAAAACCACACGGACCCCGTCGACATCGATAACGGATACATCGCTTCGGGCCTGATAGGCATTACGTAAAGCGTTCACAACTTCGGTTTTTTTATCGTCGGGACAATCAATGCGCACTTCGGGAGTTGATGGCTTCATGGGGACATCTTGGAGTAATTGGGATAGCGGACGATCGGAATGTGAGAGGATCCTTAAAAGACGTCCGGTAGCATAAAAAGCGTCATCAAACCCATAGTACTCATCAGCGAAAAACATATGTCCGGACATTTCCCCGGTAAATACAGCGCCAATTTCTCGCATGCGCGCTTTAATCAGCGAATGTCCCGTTTTGAAGAATTCCGGTTGGCCGCCTAGGCGCACGATTTCATCCACCAAGGTTTGTGAGCACTTCACCTCGACAATCGCTTTCGCCCGCGGGTGACGCGCCAGGATTTCTCGCCAATAGAGGACCATGAGACGGTCTCCCCAAATAATATCCCCTTGATCATCCACAACCCCGATGCGGTCCCCATCTCCATCAAAGGCAACACCTAAGTCCGCCCCGGTTTCTTTGACTCGCGTAATGAGATCTTGCAGGTTCTTTGCCACGACCGGATCGGGGTGATGGTTGGGGAATGTGGGATCGGGTTCGCAATAAAGGAATTCGGCATTGTTAACACCAAAGGCTTTCATGACATCGCGTGCAAAAAGACTCGGCGTCCCATTTCCGCAATCAACAATCACATGAAGGGGTTTGGGACCCAACTGAATTTTTTCATGGAGCATGGCAAGATAAGCGGGCACAGGATTCGCGGTCGTCCGTTTACCGGCGCCTTGGTGAAAGGAACCGCTTTCTAAGATGGCCCGAACTTTTTGAATTTCCTCCCCATAAATCGTGGCAGGACCTAACGCTAACTTAAAGCCATTATATTCGGCGGGATTATGCGAAGCGGTTATCATGACGCCGCCATCGATATTGAAATGGATGCGAGCAAAATAAAAGATTGGGGTCGTTACCTGACCGATATCAATCACATCCACACCTGTCGATAACAATCCCTCAGTCATGGCATCACGAAATGCTGGCGAGGAACTGCGAGAATCCCAGCCTAGAAGTGCTTGAGACACATCATGGTCTAACAAATATGTTCCAAAAGCTTTGCCTAACTGGCTGACACCTTCCAAAGTAAAATCTTGGTCAACTAATCCGCGGATATCGTATTCGCGAAACACAGTGGGATTTATGCTGGATGACATGCGCACGATCCTTTCTTTTCTCGTTTCTCGTTTCTCGTCTCTGGTTTCTTGTTTTTTATCTCGCCATTTTGCTCCGGTGGCCTATTCCTAACGCGATGACGTACGATTTTTATGAACTGATGAATTGTGCACGTCTTTCAAGATCATGTGCCTCATGGGCTTCATCATACCGCTTGTCTTTGCGGGCGTCTATGCCGGGGTAAGTTAAGAATTTTAACATAAAATGGCAGGATATTTTTTTGTGCTACTAACCAAATTTGTTGACGCGTTCCGAACATTTTTATAAAATTTCTTCGGAATCGTTCGGATTATATTGTCCCACACTATGGGCGGAGGTGTATGATGGCGGCAACCAAGAAAGCCAGCCAGTATGGTGATGAAGTGGCTCGCATTGAGCCCATTGGGATTGAACACATTGAGGAAACAGAACGGCACGGGCATGTGTCCTCTGTTTTTACCTTGTGGTTTGGGGCTAACGTCGAACTGGCCACGTTAACCACGGGAACCGCGGCGGTCGCGCTCTTTGGGCTAAATTTTGAGCAAGCCGCATTGGGATTGATTTTGGGTAATATTTTAGGAGTGATTTTATTAGGCCTAGTGTCTACCTTTGGTCCCCGTTTGGGTGTGCCGCAAATGGTGCATTCGAGGGCACCCTTTGGGTTTTATGGGAACTTTCTTCCCGGAGCCCTCAACGCGATCGCAGGGGTCATGTGGTTTGCGGTGAATACGGTGTTGGGATCATTTGCATTTGAAGCATTGTTCCATACCAATTTCGTGGTGGCCCTTTTGGTGATGGCCCTGGTCCAGGTGATTGTGGCTGTCTATGGTTATAATATGATTCATGCTGTGGAACGGTTTATGGCCATTATTTTAACTTTAGTATTTATCGGCGTATCCATTTTTGCCTTTGCTCACGCCAATTACGCCTTGCCGTTTGATGCGAAATCCCCCTTGGGGCAATATACAGGAATTCGTGGGGGCATTATTGAAGCCGTGGGCTTGGCTCTATCCTACTTGTTAGGCTGGACCGTTTTTGGCTCGGATTATACCCGGTACTTACCGGCGGATACTAAGCCGTCAAAGGTATTTTTTAATGCCGCCTCGGCTAACTTCATTGCCGGGGTATGGTTGGAATTAGTGGGGGTGGCGCTCGCGACCATTTTCCCGCAAGCGGCTTCTAGCCCCAATCCGATTAGTTTATTAACAGGCATTGAACCGCATTGGATGGTTCCGGTGGCTCTATTTGCGGTTATCATTGGCACGGTCACCGCAGATGTCTTAAATATTTATTCGGGTTCGTTGTCGGCCTTGGTCA
The Sulfobacillus thermosulfidooxidans DNA segment above includes these coding regions:
- a CDS encoding type IV secretory system conjugative DNA transfer family protein, giving the protein MMHFRLKSVLSMIYWIVISFWSVIAILDTLLSHLFGYARFIHSWDIFMMAALSVGLFAVNASPQKAVALAFLITWWTVDITPNAILLAIATGFFLWKKSAAKSPPKQAITVGYRPLTHWPIQIHTTDRFMHMHIIGPTGSGKSSSILMPLIRQDLEAGRGITLIEPKGDLSYTAYQTALSSHATVIYFDPHKPNCAHYNPLNGPADVAAEGLSWALNQITEAGHPFYAVTSRVLLMYSVMAVKEALGDAASLYHVLDFLRAESFREDVLAQTEDLRILAYFREQLKQIGARSAQEQRQGLLNRLELLLVNPDVRRVLSGPGDFDWDNVLKEDISVICPLSLARLGESAKVLGTLLWHGLAMATYRRLKASTVHPYFLYLDEFHQYVTPDLGDFLALARGYSVGMVLAHQDLGQLSVPLKEALLANARQRIIFGGIHADDAAIFSRLAQPYDLPPDLRYLPRGTAYAQLTQNGRLQSPKRLKLSHMPLTEESVHP
- a CDS encoding phosphomannomutase/phosphoglucomutase, whose product is MSSSINPTVFREYDIRGLVDQDFTLEGVSQLGKAFGTYLLDHDVSQALLGWDSRSSSPAFRDAMTEGLLSTGVDVIDIGQVTTPIFYFARIHFNIDGGVMITASHNPAEYNGFKLALGPATIYGEEIQKVRAILESGSFHQGAGKRTTANPVPAYLAMLHEKIQLGPKPLHVIVDCGNGTPSLFARDVMKAFGVNNAEFLYCEPDPTFPNHHPDPVVAKNLQDLITRVKETGADLGVAFDGDGDRIGVVDDQGDIIWGDRLMVLYWREILARHPRAKAIVEVKCSQTLVDEIVRLGGQPEFFKTGHSLIKARMREIGAVFTGEMSGHMFFADEYYGFDDAFYATGRLLRILSHSDRPLSQLLQDVPMKPSTPEVRIDCPDDKKTEVVNALRNAYQARSDVSVIDVDGVRVVFPYGWGLVRASNTQPALVARAEADTAEHLQTIIQDLEQALTSFPYISHIDWSGN
- a CDS encoding purine-cytosine permease family protein, producing MMAATKKASQYGDEVARIEPIGIEHIEETERHGHVSSVFTLWFGANVELATLTTGTAAVALFGLNFEQAALGLILGNILGVILLGLVSTFGPRLGVPQMVHSRAPFGFYGNFLPGALNAIAGVMWFAVNTVLGSFAFEALFHTNFVVALLVMALVQVIVAVYGYNMIHAVERFMAIILTLVFIGVSIFAFAHANYALPFDAKSPLGQYTGIRGGIIEAVGLALSYLLGWTVFGSDYTRYLPADTKPSKVFFNAASANFIAGVWLELVGVALATIFPQAASSPNPISLLTGIEPHWMVPVALFAVIIGTVTADVLNIYSGSLSALVINIPVKRWMAAILVGIIGAILAYVARKSYYLDFENFLFLLAYWLAPWTAVVLVDFFVIRKERYHTGLFYDPRRFVRSGLWAWIIAIVVSIPFFNQALYVGSFAYHHPHMGDISYYVSFIVAAIVYFILGQRTARD